In the Streptomyces sp. cg36 genome, one interval contains:
- a CDS encoding PHP domain-containing protein: MDPVTALRRIAFLLERTQAPTYRVQAFRTAAALVADMADGEAERRAGAGSLESVKGIGPKTAQVVREALAGERPAYLRRLEDEGADGPLVAGGESLRAALRGDCHLHSDWSDGGSPIEEMGLTAAGLGHEWAVLTDHSPRLTVAHGLSPARLREQLALVARLNRRWAPFRLLTGIECDILDDGSLDQEEELLAQLDVVVVSVHSKLRMDAAAMTRRMVAAVRNPHADVLGHCTGRLIAGGRGKRPQSAFDADAVFAACAESGTAVEINSRPERLDPPRDLLRRAVAAEVLFSVDTDAHAPGQLDWQVYGCARAEECGVPAGRVVTTWPVERLLAWTRGPGALVG, encoded by the coding sequence TATCGCGTCCAGGCGTTCCGCACGGCCGCCGCGCTGGTGGCGGACATGGCGGACGGCGAGGCCGAGCGGCGGGCCGGCGCCGGGTCGCTGGAGTCGGTGAAGGGGATCGGGCCCAAGACCGCGCAGGTGGTGCGCGAGGCACTGGCGGGCGAACGGCCCGCGTATCTGCGGCGGCTGGAGGACGAGGGCGCCGACGGACCCCTCGTGGCGGGCGGCGAGAGCCTGCGCGCGGCCCTGCGCGGGGACTGCCATCTGCACTCCGACTGGTCCGACGGCGGCAGCCCGATCGAGGAGATGGGCCTGACGGCCGCCGGGCTCGGCCACGAGTGGGCCGTGCTCACCGACCACTCGCCCCGGCTCACCGTCGCCCATGGCCTCTCCCCGGCGCGGCTGCGCGAGCAACTGGCGCTGGTGGCCCGGCTCAACCGGCGCTGGGCGCCGTTCCGGCTGCTCACCGGCATCGAGTGCGACATCCTCGACGACGGCTCCCTCGACCAGGAGGAGGAGCTCCTCGCCCAGCTGGACGTGGTGGTCGTCTCCGTCCACTCCAAGCTGCGCATGGACGCCGCCGCGATGACCCGCCGCATGGTGGCCGCCGTCCGCAACCCGCACGCGGACGTGCTCGGGCACTGCACCGGACGGCTGATCGCGGGCGGCCGGGGCAAGCGGCCCCAGTCCGCGTTCGACGCCGACGCGGTCTTCGCGGCCTGTGCCGAGTCCGGCACCGCCGTCGAGATCAACAGCCGCCCCGAGCGGCTCGACCCGCCCCGCGACCTGCTGCGCCGCGCGGTGGCCGCGGAGGTGCTGTTCTCCGTCGACACCGACGCGCACGCGCCCGGCCAGCTCGACTGGCAGGTCTACGGCTGTGCCAGGGCCGAGGAGTGCGGGGTGCCGGCCGGGCGCGTGGTGACGACCTGGCCGGTGGAGCGGCTGCTGGCCTGGACGCGGGGGCCGGGTGCGCTTGTCGGGTGA
- a CDS encoding response regulator, whose protein sequence is MAERREPGATRVIKVLIADDQPLVRRGLALILMPDPAFEVVGEACDGEEAVALAHRLRPDVVVMDIRMPVLDGVGATERIARALPECRVLALSTFDMDEYVVAALRAGAYGFLPKDISPEELVAAVRVVHTGEAAVAPRLLTRLISTYVRAPRRPEPPVVRVDDLTPREREVWRLMATGLDNAEIADEMEISVSTVKNHITSVFNKLGVRDRAQAVIAAYETGLVEVGGA, encoded by the coding sequence ATGGCGGAGCGGCGGGAGCCGGGGGCGACGCGGGTGATCAAGGTGCTGATCGCGGACGACCAGCCGCTGGTGCGGCGCGGCCTCGCCCTGATCCTGATGCCCGACCCGGCGTTCGAGGTGGTCGGGGAGGCGTGCGACGGCGAGGAGGCGGTGGCCCTGGCGCACCGGCTGCGGCCCGATGTGGTGGTGATGGACATCCGGATGCCGGTGCTGGACGGGGTCGGCGCGACCGAGCGGATCGCGCGGGCGCTGCCGGAGTGCCGGGTGCTGGCGCTGAGCACGTTCGACATGGACGAGTACGTGGTGGCGGCGCTGCGCGCGGGCGCGTACGGCTTCCTGCCCAAGGACATCTCCCCGGAGGAACTGGTCGCGGCGGTACGGGTGGTGCACACCGGGGAGGCGGCGGTCGCGCCCCGGCTGCTGACCCGGCTCATCTCCACCTATGTCCGGGCCCCGCGCCGCCCGGAGCCGCCGGTGGTGCGCGTGGACGACCTCACGCCGCGCGAGCGGGAGGTGTGGCGGCTGATGGCGACGGGCCTGGACAACGCGGAGATCGCGGACGAGATGGAGATCAGCGTCTCCACCGTGAAGAACCACATCACCAGCGTCTTCAACAAGCTCGGCGTCCGGGACCGGGCGCAGGCCGTCATCGCCGCGTACGAGACGGGGCTGGTCGAGGTGGGCGGCGCCTGA
- a CDS encoding sensor histidine kinase — MTVDPREEPHDVQDARRTGAAGAGPPGGAEPADALPWSRHDALVAVGATVLDLLGFVLSSRIDHGSVPAVGCVLVVVCALPLVFRRRAPLTVFVAVLLAGLALNLSVPVNQHMGATTAVALFTVVRSVRPVVWSVASLVTVVAALVGPEPGPKGLALDAASSVAAVALVSGAAVLTTRWQRNLEANRKLLADRAVADERRRIARELHDIVAHHITTMQLMAGGARANLARDPEVAREALITLEGSGRMALREMRQLLDVLRAGDETEEAPTSPQPGIGDLERIVAESSRAGLPAELDVRGEERALPPSVGLTVFRLVQEALTNARKYAGEARASVRLTYAVDGLAVEVSDDGSGASPGPGGGPGQGSGYGLLGMRERVALHGGTLEAGPRDGGGFRVAARLPLKAEEGALR, encoded by the coding sequence TTGACCGTCGACCCCCGGGAGGAACCCCACGATGTCCAGGACGCACGCCGCACCGGCGCCGCCGGGGCCGGCCCCCCCGGCGGCGCCGAACCGGCCGACGCGCTGCCCTGGTCGCGCCATGACGCGCTCGTCGCGGTCGGGGCGACCGTGCTGGACCTCCTCGGGTTCGTCCTGAGCAGCCGGATCGACCACGGGAGCGTCCCGGCCGTCGGGTGCGTGCTGGTGGTGGTGTGCGCGCTGCCCCTGGTGTTCCGGCGGCGCGCCCCGCTCACGGTGTTCGTGGCCGTGCTGCTGGCGGGGCTGGCGCTGAACCTGTCGGTGCCGGTGAACCAGCACATGGGCGCCACGACGGCCGTCGCGCTCTTCACCGTCGTACGGTCGGTGCGCCCGGTGGTGTGGTCGGTCGCCTCGTTGGTGACAGTCGTGGCCGCGCTGGTGGGGCCGGAGCCGGGGCCGAAGGGGCTCGCCCTGGACGCGGCGAGCAGTGTGGCAGCGGTGGCGCTGGTCTCCGGCGCCGCGGTCCTGACGACCCGCTGGCAGCGCAACCTGGAAGCCAACCGCAAGCTGCTGGCCGACCGCGCGGTGGCCGACGAGCGCCGCCGCATCGCCCGCGAGCTGCACGACATCGTCGCCCACCACATCACCACGATGCAGCTGATGGCCGGTGGCGCCCGGGCCAATCTGGCCCGCGACCCGGAGGTGGCCCGGGAGGCGCTGATCACCCTGGAGGGGTCGGGGCGGATGGCGCTGCGCGAGATGCGCCAACTGCTGGACGTGCTGCGGGCGGGCGACGAGACGGAGGAGGCGCCGACCAGCCCCCAGCCGGGCATCGGGGACCTGGAGCGGATCGTCGCCGAGTCGTCCCGGGCCGGTCTGCCGGCCGAGCTCGATGTGCGCGGCGAGGAGCGGGCGCTGCCGCCGAGCGTGGGTCTGACGGTCTTCCGGCTCGTCCAGGAGGCGCTGACCAACGCGCGCAAGTACGCGGGTGAGGCGCGGGCCTCGGTCCGGCTGACCTACGCGGTGGACGGCCTCGCGGTCGAGGTGTCGGACGACGGCTCCGGCGCCTCCCCGGGCCCTGGCGGCGGGCCGGGCCAGGGGTCCGGTTACGGTCTGCTCGGCATGCGGGAGCGGGTGGCGCTGCACGGCGGGACGCTGGAGGCGGGCCCGCGCGACGGCGGCGGGTTCCGGGTGGCAGCCCGGCTCCCCCTCAAGGCGGAGGAAGGGGCACTGCGGTGA
- a CDS encoding MMPL family transporter: MNHPLPEDEVIRALTGFSTRNPWKVIALWALVGVFLTILSQALVFRVTQSQSGDFLPKEYDSAAALRVAEDRFGVKPDANAVTVLVARTDGKPLAAADQRRVGELAAKLGSSRVEMPEDKDTPSFLAEDHSQTPKVSPAMTAPDKSFELLSVQLSGNSTDPGLQRVYRAFRDGAQKDFADAGMRTGFTGGLADLVDNADAEEGTQKLVGILMVGLIVLVNVLVFRSVLAAFVPLLAVVVVSGAAAGAVVGSAMLTGIDLDASTPSMISVVLIGIGVDYFLFLLFRFREALRAHPERPARAVAAEVSARVGTAITSAALTIVAAFATLAVATFGQFRVLGPAIAVAVLVMLLASLTLMPALLAVTGRRMFWPSRALKREPREGAAGRIGALIARRPLTLVLASVALLGSLAAGLVGIRMDFGQGGRDEGTKAAATAVEISRALPAGVSDPTTVYVTAKDGRTLTSDSVAALPRALAKVDGVGKVGATTLNGDRTAARIDLYLTADPQTQRARDLVSGPVRDTVVRSVPAGMEAHVGGTAAIFADISTAVDHDLKIVFPVAAVLIALILLVLLRSLLAPVVLMVAVGLGFAATLGASALVFQHQLDKPGVNFVLPLVLFLFVVALGTDYNILISDRIREEMERPGPARAAVARAVRHTAPAIATAGVVLAASFGSLAVNANPSTQQIGFATALGILLSAFVLSIVLVPALAALLGRATWWPVRPGRAQGRHHSPAPAPRPYEYEDQYTSH; this comes from the coding sequence GTGAACCACCCACTGCCGGAGGACGAAGTGATCCGCGCCTTGACCGGGTTCTCCACCCGGAACCCCTGGAAGGTCATCGCCCTGTGGGCGTTGGTCGGGGTCTTCCTGACCATCCTGAGCCAGGCGCTGGTGTTCCGCGTCACCCAGAGCCAGAGCGGCGACTTCCTGCCCAAGGAGTACGACTCGGCCGCCGCGCTGCGCGTCGCCGAGGACCGGTTCGGGGTGAAGCCCGACGCCAACGCCGTGACCGTCCTGGTCGCCCGCACCGACGGCAAGCCGCTCGCCGCCGCCGACCAGCGCCGGGTCGGCGAGCTGGCCGCGAAGCTGGGCAGCAGCCGCGTGGAGATGCCCGAGGACAAGGACACCCCCTCGTTCCTGGCCGAGGACCACTCGCAGACGCCGAAGGTCAGCCCCGCGATGACCGCGCCCGACAAGAGCTTCGAGCTGCTCTCCGTCCAGCTGAGCGGCAACTCCACCGACCCCGGTCTCCAGCGGGTCTACCGCGCCTTCCGCGACGGGGCTCAGAAGGACTTCGCCGACGCCGGGATGCGGACCGGGTTCACCGGCGGGCTCGCCGACCTCGTCGACAACGCCGACGCCGAGGAGGGCACCCAGAAGCTCGTCGGCATCCTGATGGTCGGCCTGATCGTGCTCGTCAACGTCCTGGTGTTCCGCAGTGTCCTGGCCGCCTTCGTCCCGCTGCTCGCGGTGGTCGTCGTCAGCGGCGCGGCGGCGGGCGCGGTCGTCGGCAGCGCCATGCTCACCGGGATCGACCTCGACGCCTCCACCCCGAGCATGATCAGCGTGGTCCTCATCGGCATCGGCGTGGACTACTTCCTCTTCCTGCTCTTCCGCTTCCGCGAAGCGCTGCGCGCCCACCCCGAGCGGCCCGCACGGGCGGTCGCCGCGGAGGTCAGCGCGCGCGTCGGCACCGCCATCACCTCGGCGGCCCTCACCATCGTGGCCGCCTTCGCCACCCTGGCCGTCGCCACCTTCGGGCAGTTCCGGGTGCTCGGCCCGGCCATCGCCGTCGCCGTCCTGGTCATGCTGCTGGCCAGCCTCACCCTGATGCCCGCGCTGCTCGCGGTCACCGGCCGCAGGATGTTCTGGCCCTCCCGCGCCCTCAAGCGGGAGCCGCGCGAGGGCGCCGCGGGCCGCATCGGCGCCCTGATCGCCCGCCGCCCCCTGACCCTGGTCCTCGCCTCCGTCGCCCTGCTGGGCAGCCTCGCCGCCGGCCTCGTCGGCATCAGGATGGACTTCGGCCAGGGCGGCCGGGACGAGGGGACCAAGGCCGCCGCCACCGCCGTCGAGATCTCCCGGGCCCTGCCCGCCGGCGTCTCCGACCCCACCACCGTGTACGTCACCGCCAAGGACGGCCGCACCCTCACCAGCGACTCGGTGGCCGCGCTGCCCCGGGCGCTCGCCAAGGTCGACGGCGTCGGCAAGGTCGGCGCGACCACCCTCAACGGGGACCGCACCGCGGCCCGCATCGACCTCTATCTGACCGCCGACCCGCAGACCCAGCGGGCCCGTGACCTGGTCTCCGGACCCGTCCGCGACACCGTGGTGCGCAGCGTGCCCGCCGGGATGGAGGCGCACGTCGGCGGCACCGCCGCGATCTTCGCCGACATCTCCACCGCCGTCGACCATGATCTGAAGATCGTGTTCCCGGTCGCCGCCGTACTGATCGCCCTGATCCTGCTCGTCCTGCTGCGCAGCCTGCTCGCCCCGGTCGTCCTCATGGTCGCGGTCGGCCTCGGCTTCGCCGCCACCCTCGGCGCCTCCGCGCTGGTCTTCCAGCACCAACTGGACAAGCCCGGCGTCAACTTCGTCCTGCCGCTGGTGCTGTTCCTCTTCGTCGTCGCCCTCGGCACCGACTACAACATCCTGATCAGCGACCGCATCCGCGAGGAGATGGAGCGCCCCGGACCGGCCCGCGCGGCCGTCGCCCGCGCGGTGCGGCACACCGCACCCGCGATCGCCACGGCGGGCGTCGTCCTGGCCGCCTCCTTCGGCAGCCTCGCCGTCAACGCCAACCCCTCCACCCAGCAGATCGGCTTCGCCACGGCGCTCGGCATCCTGCTCTCCGCCTTCGTCCTGTCCATCGTGCTCGTGCCCGCGCTCGCCGCGCTGCTCGGCCGCGCCACCTGGTGGCCGGTCCGGCCCGGCCGCGCCCAGGGCCGCCACCACAGCCCGGCCCCGGCCCCCCGCCCCTACGAGTACGAGGACCAGTACACCTCCCACTGA
- a CDS encoding NACHT domain-containing protein, whose amino-acid sequence MRYWRRGIWVGAVAATGAVVAVGVRGDGLGGTGPLVSVLGFLVALAGLVGSTVRDAPGERPPDGQLEHAADALAEAVRLHWQAEWRLRRLQDPQPLQVRWTAADPWLADAAENIGAVPGGPAALDGAFDDITAVFARIPSRRLVVLGAPGAGKTVLAVGFVLDLLERRAPGGPVPVILPLSTWQPDTTGLRDWLAARLVAGHPALGSVQSSGSSLAAELLDSGRVLPVLDGLDELPAPLRATAVQLLNSGLDEGSPVLLTCRSRVYAEVVAQADVVTAAAVVELQPLAFEEAAGFLRRTARPVRGPAGERVTAWDPVLRHSRPGDPVRQVLASPLMVALARAVYDEPGNDPVELLRRPEFADPVVLEEYLLDAFVPAAFAGSTRWDPERAERWLRFLARHLERRHTHDLAWWELHTALPRPLPRLGPLLLLGLLAEAVCLPLWALGRDPALPAGAAAAVAGACAGHAAGTGRRRLLLPLLCAVPLSLAVGLTRPLGQDPYLAVPFAGLPRALGWLVVGGLYGLVVATGLAAIGIPTTPVPSAMPLAKRRGRGAAAKGGGRRDPAGRARRLGRAMTHGLAVGLLAGLALGAVFTAAEGGAAAVRAALREEFPVPGPVLRAPDGSRYAVGPDGATYGLGPHGATYLVPRDPVRASVVADRSGTRTFALPADVRDLDLCAPPAHCTAVDERPAISAHAYRTGGDVFTVRLGDGRWIDAYDLSPLLDRRQTEWVTRQGPGALLRTSVVFGLAGGLGVGLVGGVAAGLHRRPAAPLDVARATSPSASLATDRRTALARALVICLAAVPAGAALPGLLGLPDAVGIGAYALIPTGAVTVALSAWGRLGVARLWLCPRGALPWRLMAFLAEAHRRGVLRQAGAVHQFRHARLQERLALPPGADRGAPG is encoded by the coding sequence ATGCGGTACTGGCGGCGCGGGATCTGGGTGGGCGCGGTGGCGGCCACCGGAGCGGTGGTCGCCGTCGGGGTGCGGGGCGACGGACTGGGCGGCACCGGACCGCTGGTGTCCGTCCTCGGCTTCCTGGTCGCCCTGGCCGGTCTGGTCGGCAGCACCGTGCGCGACGCCCCCGGCGAGCGCCCGCCCGACGGGCAGCTGGAGCACGCCGCCGACGCCCTCGCCGAGGCGGTGCGGCTGCACTGGCAGGCCGAGTGGCGGCTGCGCCGCCTCCAGGACCCCCAGCCGCTCCAGGTGCGTTGGACGGCGGCCGACCCGTGGCTCGCGGACGCGGCCGAGAACATCGGCGCGGTGCCCGGCGGTCCGGCCGCGCTCGACGGCGCGTTCGACGACATCACCGCGGTGTTCGCGCGGATCCCGTCCCGGCGCCTGGTGGTGCTCGGCGCGCCCGGCGCAGGCAAGACCGTCCTCGCGGTCGGCTTCGTGCTCGACCTCCTGGAGCGCCGGGCCCCGGGCGGCCCGGTGCCGGTCATCCTCCCCCTGTCCACCTGGCAGCCCGACACCACCGGCCTGCGCGACTGGCTGGCGGCCCGGCTCGTCGCGGGCCACCCGGCGCTCGGCTCCGTCCAGTCCTCCGGCTCCTCGCTGGCGGCCGAACTGCTGGACTCGGGGCGGGTGCTGCCCGTACTGGACGGGCTCGACGAACTGCCCGCGCCGCTGCGCGCGACGGCCGTCCAGCTGCTCAACTCGGGTCTGGACGAGGGGAGTCCGGTCCTGCTGACCTGCCGCAGCCGGGTGTACGCCGAAGTCGTCGCGCAGGCCGACGTGGTCACGGCCGCCGCCGTCGTCGAACTCCAGCCGCTCGCCTTCGAGGAGGCCGCCGGATTCCTGCGGCGCACCGCACGGCCGGTGCGCGGCCCGGCGGGGGAGCGGGTCACCGCCTGGGACCCGGTGCTGCGGCACTCGCGCCCCGGCGACCCGGTGCGCCAGGTCCTCGCGTCCCCGCTGATGGTGGCGCTCGCGCGGGCCGTCTACGACGAGCCCGGCAACGACCCCGTGGAGCTGCTGCGGCGGCCCGAGTTCGCCGACCCGGTGGTCCTCGAGGAGTACCTGCTCGACGCGTTCGTGCCCGCCGCCTTCGCCGGATCCACCCGCTGGGACCCCGAACGGGCCGAGCGCTGGCTGCGGTTCCTCGCCCGCCACCTGGAGCGCCGCCACACCCACGACCTGGCCTGGTGGGAGCTGCACACCGCACTGCCCCGGCCACTGCCCCGGCTGGGCCCGCTGCTCCTGCTCGGCCTGCTCGCCGAGGCGGTGTGCCTGCCGCTGTGGGCGCTCGGCCGGGACCCCGCGCTGCCCGCCGGGGCCGCGGCGGCGGTGGCCGGGGCGTGCGCGGGCCACGCGGCCGGCACCGGACGGCGGCGCCTGCTGCTCCCGCTGCTGTGCGCGGTGCCGCTCAGCCTGGCCGTCGGACTGACCCGGCCGCTCGGCCAGGACCCGTACCTCGCCGTGCCGTTCGCGGGCCTGCCGCGGGCGCTGGGCTGGCTGGTGGTGGGCGGGCTCTACGGCCTGGTCGTCGCGACCGGCCTGGCCGCCATCGGCATCCCGACCACCCCGGTGCCCTCGGCCATGCCGCTGGCGAAGCGGCGCGGACGGGGTGCGGCGGCCAAGGGCGGAGGACGGCGCGATCCGGCCGGCCGGGCGCGACGGCTGGGCCGGGCGATGACGCACGGGCTGGCCGTCGGGCTGCTCGCGGGCCTCGCGCTGGGGGCCGTGTTCACCGCGGCCGAGGGCGGCGCGGCGGCGGTACGGGCGGCACTGCGCGAGGAGTTCCCGGTGCCCGGGCCCGTGCTGCGGGCGCCCGACGGGTCGCGCTACGCGGTGGGACCGGACGGCGCCACGTACGGACTGGGCCCGCACGGCGCGACCTATCTCGTCCCGCGCGACCCGGTCCGCGCCAGCGTGGTGGCCGACCGCTCCGGCACGCGGACCTTCGCGCTCCCCGCCGACGTGCGCGACCTGGACCTGTGCGCGCCGCCCGCGCACTGCACCGCCGTGGACGAACGGCCGGCGATCTCCGCGCACGCGTACCGCACCGGCGGCGACGTCTTCACCGTCCGGCTCGGCGACGGGCGGTGGATCGACGCGTACGACCTGTCGCCGCTGCTGGACCGGCGGCAGACGGAATGGGTCACCCGGCAGGGCCCCGGCGCGCTGCTGCGCACCTCGGTCGTCTTCGGCCTCGCGGGCGGGCTCGGCGTCGGCCTGGTCGGCGGGGTCGCCGCCGGGCTGCACCGCCGGCCCGCGGCGCCGCTCGACGTCGCCCGCGCCACCAGCCCCTCGGCGAGCCTGGCCACCGACCGGCGCACCGCGCTCGCCCGCGCCCTGGTGATCTGCCTGGCCGCCGTACCGGCGGGCGCCGCGCTTCCCGGGCTGCTCGGTCTGCCGGACGCCGTCGGCATCGGCGCGTACGCCCTGATCCCGACCGGTGCGGTCACGGTGGCGCTGTCCGCGTGGGGGCGGCTCGGGGTGGCCCGGCTGTGGCTCTGTCCGCGGGGCGCGCTGCCCTGGCGGCTGATGGCGTTCCTGGCCGAGGCGCACCGCCGGGGCGTGCTGAGGCAGGCGGGCGCGGTCCACCAGTTCCGCCACGCCCGTCTCCAGGAACGGCTGGCGCTGCCGCCCGGGGCGGACCGGGGCGCCCCGGGGTGA
- a CDS encoding nuclear transport factor 2 family protein, with the protein MGIAADPAFDTESLRRGIEGKNPKTLLALYADDAELKVVDRNTQPSHPMVMHGQGEISRMLEDVYGRDMTHKLEHCVVQGDHVAFTESCEYPDGVRVLASSMVSLKDGKIVEHTVVQAWDE; encoded by the coding sequence ATGGGCATCGCCGCAGACCCCGCCTTCGACACCGAGTCGCTGCGCAGGGGCATCGAGGGAAAGAACCCGAAGACGCTGCTCGCGCTCTACGCCGACGACGCGGAGCTCAAGGTCGTCGACCGCAACACCCAGCCCAGCCATCCGATGGTCATGCACGGCCAGGGCGAGATCTCCAGGATGCTGGAGGACGTCTACGGCCGCGACATGACCCACAAGCTGGAGCACTGCGTGGTCCAGGGCGACCACGTCGCCTTCACCGAGTCCTGCGAGTACCCCGACGGCGTACGCGTCCTGGCCAGCTCGATGGTCTCGCTCAAGGACGGCAAGATCGTCGAACACACCGTCGTGCAGGCTTGGGACGAGTAG
- a CDS encoding SDR family oxidoreductase, producing MRSDGTPGLVLVTGATGYIGGRLVPELLAAGHRVRCLARTPGKLRDLPWAGDVEVAAGDATDADAVGAALRGVDVAYYLVHSLGSGPGFERTDRTAARVFAERAAAAGVRRIVYLGGLTPAGVPERALSPHLRSRAEVGRILLDSPVPTTVLRAAVIIGSGSASFEMLRHLTERLPVMATPSWLGNRIQPIAVRDVLRYLVGSARMPAEVNRTFDIGGPEVFTYEQMMHRYAAVAGLPHRLILRLPMLPPGLSSHWIGLITPVPRSLARPLAESLRHEVVCHEHDIAEYVPDPPGTPIGFDAAIELALRRIKEANVTTRWSSAALPGAPSDPLPTDPGWAGGSLYTDRRERLTDSSRAALWQVIEGIGGENGWYSFPLAWAVRGWLDRIVGGVGLGRGRRDAARLRAGDSLDFWRVEELDPPHLLRLRAEMRLPGLAWLEMYAEETPDGRTRYRQRALFHPRGFLGHVYWWSVSPFHAVVFGGMARNITRAAERADRAAGALSPRGVRHREGGPPAG from the coding sequence ATGCGGAGCGACGGCACCCCGGGGCTCGTCCTCGTGACCGGAGCGACCGGCTACATCGGCGGCCGGCTGGTCCCCGAACTCCTGGCCGCGGGCCACCGGGTGCGCTGTCTGGCCCGTACGCCCGGCAAACTGCGCGACCTGCCGTGGGCGGGCGACGTGGAGGTGGCCGCGGGGGACGCCACCGACGCGGACGCGGTGGGCGCGGCGCTGCGGGGCGTGGACGTGGCGTACTACCTGGTGCACTCGCTCGGCTCCGGCCCGGGCTTCGAGCGGACCGACCGCACCGCCGCCCGCGTCTTCGCCGAGCGGGCCGCCGCGGCCGGGGTCCGCCGGATCGTCTACCTCGGCGGTCTGACCCCCGCCGGGGTGCCCGAGCGGGCGCTGTCGCCGCATCTGCGCTCCCGCGCCGAGGTCGGCCGGATCCTGCTCGACTCGCCGGTCCCGACGACCGTACTGCGCGCCGCAGTGATCATCGGCTCCGGCTCGGCGTCGTTCGAGATGCTGCGCCACCTCACCGAGCGGCTGCCGGTGATGGCGACCCCGAGCTGGCTCGGCAACCGGATCCAGCCCATCGCCGTCCGGGACGTGCTGCGCTATCTCGTCGGCAGCGCCCGGATGCCCGCCGAGGTGAACCGGACCTTCGACATCGGCGGGCCCGAGGTCTTCACCTACGAGCAGATGATGCACCGGTACGCGGCCGTCGCGGGCCTGCCGCACCGGCTGATCCTGCGCCTGCCGATGCTGCCGCCGGGGCTCTCCAGCCACTGGATCGGGCTGATCACCCCGGTGCCCAGGTCGCTGGCGCGCCCGCTCGCCGAGTCGCTGCGCCACGAGGTGGTCTGCCACGAGCACGACATCGCGGAGTACGTGCCGGACCCGCCCGGCACCCCGATCGGCTTCGACGCGGCCATCGAGCTCGCACTGCGCCGGATCAAGGAGGCCAACGTCACCACCCGCTGGTCCTCGGCCGCCCTGCCCGGCGCCCCCAGCGACCCGCTGCCCACGGACCCCGGCTGGGCGGGCGGCAGCCTCTACACCGATCGCCGCGAACGGCTCACGGACAGCTCACGGGCCGCGCTGTGGCAGGTCATCGAGGGGATCGGCGGCGAGAACGGCTGGTACTCGTTCCCGCTGGCCTGGGCCGTGCGCGGCTGGCTCGACCGGATCGTGGGCGGGGTGGGCCTGGGCCGGGGGCGCCGCGACGCCGCCCGGCTGAGGGCCGGCGACTCGCTGGACTTCTGGCGGGTGGAGGAGCTGGACCCGCCGCACCTGCTGCGGCTGCGCGCCGAGATGCGGCTGCCCGGCCTCGCCTGGCTGGAGATGTACGCGGAGGAGACGCCCGACGGCCGGACCCGCTACCGCCAGCGCGCGCTGTTCCATCCCCGCGGGTTCCTCGGGCACGTCTACTGGTGGAGCGTCTCGCCGTTCCACGCGGTGGTCTTCGGCGGCATGGCCCGCAACATCACGCGGGCGGCGGAGCGGGCGGACCGGGCCGCGGGGGCGCTCAGCCCTCGCGGCGTTCGACACCGGGAAGGTGGACCACCAGCAGGGTGA
- a CDS encoding DUF2165 domain-containing protein, producing MTSRPRSGSRLPRWTATLPVLPLAAALLTATVALYMALVAFGNITDFSTNRAFVRHVLAMDTTFKDPDLMWRAIDSTALQDTAYVLVIAWETVAALVLVAACVAWARALRRREGLAPARRLSTAGLLMVLLLFGAGFIAVGGEWFAMWQSKSWNGLDAATRDFMLAAFTLLVVHLPGVERREG from the coding sequence ATGACCTCAAGGCCCCGGTCCGGGTCCCGGCTCCCCCGGTGGACGGCCACACTGCCCGTGCTGCCGCTCGCCGCCGCCCTGCTCACCGCGACCGTCGCGCTCTACATGGCGCTGGTCGCGTTCGGGAACATCACCGACTTCTCCACCAACCGCGCCTTCGTGCGGCACGTGCTGGCCATGGACACCACGTTCAAGGACCCGGACCTGATGTGGCGGGCGATCGACTCGACCGCGCTCCAGGACACCGCGTACGTACTGGTCATCGCCTGGGAAACGGTCGCCGCGCTGGTGCTCGTCGCGGCCTGCGTGGCCTGGGCGCGGGCGCTGCGCCGCCGCGAGGGCCTCGCACCGGCCCGGCGGCTGAGCACGGCCGGGCTGCTGATGGTGCTGCTGCTGTTCGGCGCCGGGTTCATCGCCGTCGGCGGCGAGTGGTTCGCCATGTGGCAGTCCAAGTCCTGGAACGGGCTGGACGCCGCGACGCGGGACTTCATGCTGGCGGCCTTCACCCTGCTGGTGGTCCACCTTCCCGGTGTCGAACGCCGCGAGGGCTGA
- a CDS encoding peptidylprolyl isomerase, with translation MTTKVYFDITINDEPAGRITFNLFDDVVPKTAENFRALATGEKGFGYAGSSFHRVIPAFMLQGGDFTRGNGTGGKSIYGEKFADENFKLKHDKPGLLSMANAGPNTNGSQFFVTTIVTDWLDGKHVVFGEVADETSMALVKKIEGLGSSSGATKAKITISASGQL, from the coding sequence ATGACGACCAAGGTCTACTTCGACATCACCATCAATGACGAGCCCGCCGGGCGGATCACGTTCAACCTGTTCGACGACGTGGTTCCCAAGACGGCGGAGAACTTCCGCGCGCTGGCCACGGGCGAGAAGGGCTTCGGCTACGCCGGGTCCTCGTTCCACCGTGTCATCCCCGCCTTCATGCTCCAGGGCGGTGACTTCACCCGGGGCAACGGCACCGGCGGCAAGAGCATCTACGGCGAGAAGTTCGCCGACGAGAACTTCAAGCTGAAGCACGACAAGCCGGGCCTGCTCTCCATGGCCAACGCCGGCCCGAACACCAACGGCTCGCAGTTCTTCGTCACGACCATCGTGACGGACTGGCTGGACGGCAAGCACGTCGTGTTCGGCGAGGTCGCCGACGAGACGAGCATGGCGCTCGTCAAGAAGATCGAGGGCCTCGGCTCCTCCAGCGGCGCCACCAAGGCGAAGATCACCATCTCCGCCTCCGGTCAGCTCTGA